GGCGATGCGGGTGTAGGCCAGTCCACGCCGTTGTGCCTCGTCGGCGAATGCCTGGGACGGATCATCGCGCCCGGCAATGCCGAGGTCGCCGCCAAGCATCTCCGCCGCGCTGCCGGTCAGCGCCAGGTTGACCCGGTTCACCAGCGTGCCCACCGCGGTCATCACCGCCACGCCCAGCACCAGCGCGGCGAACACGGTCAGCAGGTCGCCGGCCAGCGCCTCGCGGCGCAGCGCGCGCCACGCGTGCCGCAGCAGGTTCATGCCTGCGCCCCACGCTCGACCGGCAGCAGGCGGCCGTTGTCGATGCGGTGGATGTACTGGCAACGCTGGGCCAGGCGCAGGTCGTGGGTGACCAGCACCAGGGTGGTGCCGCTGCCGGCGTTGAGTTCGAACAGCAGGTCGCTGATGTGCTGGCCGGTGGCGTGGTCCAGCGAGCCGGTCGGTTCGTCGGCGAACAGGATGCGTGGGCGGGTGACGAAGGCACGCGCCAGTGCCACGCGTTGCTGTTCACCGCCGGACAACTGGCGCGGGTAGTGGCGGGCGCGATGGGACAGGCCGACCTGGGCCAGCACCTCATCGACCCGCGCACGATCCTCGCGCCCGGCCAGTTCCAGTGGCAGCGCGATGTTCTCGGCGGCGGTCAGCGCCGGCAGCAGGTGGAAGCTCTGGAACACGAAGCCGACTTCGCGCGCGCGCAGCTGGGCGCGGGCCTCCTCGTCCAGCGCCGACAGGTCCTGGCCCGCCAGCGCGATGCGGCCGCGACTGGGCAGGTCCAGCCCGGCAAGCAGGCCGAGCAGGGTGGTCTTGCCGGAACCGGAGGCGCCGACGATGGCCACGCTGGTGCCTTCATGGACCGTCAGGGTGATGTTGTCCAGTATGTGGACTTCACCCTCCGGGCCCTGCACGGACTTGCCGACCTGGTCGACGGCGATGGCGACGGGCGCGCTGCGGGGGGACAGGCTGTCGATGAGGAGACTCCAATGCGCAAGACGGGATGGAGCCGGCGAGCCGGCGCGATGATGGTGCTGCTGCTAGCGTTCCTGCTGTTGCC
This genomic window from Stenotrophomonas maltophilia contains:
- a CDS encoding ABC transporter ATP-binding protein, which encodes MQGPEGEVHILDNITLTVHEGTSVAIVGASGSGKTTLLGLLAGLDLPSRGRIALAGQDLSALDEEARAQLRAREVGFVFQSFHLLPALTAAENIALPLELAGREDRARVDEVLAQVGLSHRARHYPRQLSGGEQQRVALARAFVTRPRILFADEPTGSLDHATGQHISDLLFELNAGSGTTLVLVTHDLRLAQRCQYIHRIDNGRLLPVERGAQA